A window of Streptomyces gilvosporeus contains these coding sequences:
- the pheS gene encoding phenylalanine--tRNA ligase subunit alpha, with protein sequence MSAPNKSYDPVEVEALKPEEIAARLDEALAAIAAADSLEALREVKAAHAGDRSPLALANREIGALPPHAKADAGKRVGQARGRVNQALKVRQEELEAERDARVLVEEAVDVTLPYDRVPAGARHPLTTFMERVADVFVAMGYEVAEGPEVEAEWFNFDALNFLPDHPARQMQDTFFVQGNGTQGDESGVVLRTHTSPVQARTLVDREPPVYVVCPGRVYRTDELDATHSPVFHQIELLAVDEGLTMADLKGTLDHMVRALFGPDMKTRLRPNYFPFTEPSAEMDMVCYVCRGESVGNPDRPCRTCSSEGWIELGGCGMVNPKVLIACGVDPEKYSGFAFGFGIDRMLMFRHNVEDMRDMFEGDVRFTRPFGMEI encoded by the coding sequence ATGTCCGCACCCAATAAGTCGTACGACCCTGTCGAGGTCGAAGCCCTGAAACCGGAAGAGATCGCCGCCCGGCTGGACGAGGCGCTGGCCGCCATCGCCGCCGCGGACTCTCTGGAGGCACTGCGTGAGGTGAAGGCCGCGCACGCCGGCGACCGCTCGCCGCTCGCCCTGGCCAACCGCGAGATCGGCGCCCTGCCCCCGCACGCCAAGGCGGACGCCGGCAAGCGCGTCGGCCAGGCCCGCGGCCGCGTCAACCAGGCCCTCAAGGTCCGCCAGGAGGAGCTGGAGGCGGAGCGTGACGCCCGCGTGCTGGTCGAGGAGGCGGTGGACGTCACGCTGCCCTACGACCGCGTCCCGGCCGGCGCCCGGCACCCGCTGACCACCTTCATGGAGCGGGTCGCCGACGTCTTCGTCGCGATGGGCTACGAGGTCGCCGAGGGCCCCGAGGTCGAGGCCGAGTGGTTCAACTTCGACGCCCTGAACTTCCTGCCGGACCACCCGGCGCGCCAGATGCAGGACACCTTCTTCGTCCAGGGCAACGGCACCCAGGGCGACGAGTCCGGTGTCGTGCTGCGCACCCACACCTCGCCGGTGCAGGCCCGCACGCTGGTCGACCGCGAGCCGCCGGTCTACGTCGTCTGCCCGGGGCGGGTCTACCGCACCGACGAGCTGGACGCCACGCACTCCCCGGTCTTCCACCAGATCGAGCTGCTCGCCGTGGACGAGGGCCTGACCATGGCCGACCTCAAGGGCACCCTCGACCACATGGTCCGGGCGCTGTTCGGTCCGGACATGAAGACCCGGCTGCGGCCGAACTACTTCCCGTTCACCGAGCCGTCCGCCGAGATGGACATGGTCTGCTACGTCTGCCGTGGCGAGTCCGTGGGCAACCCCGACCGGCCCTGCCGCACCTGCTCCAGCGAGGGCTGGATCGAGCTCGGCGGCTGCGGCATGGTCAACCCCAAGGTGCTCATCGCCTGTGGCGTGGACCCGGAGAAGTACAGCGGATTCGCGTTCGGGTTCGGCATCGACCGGATGCTGATGTTCCGGCACAACGTGGAAGACATGCGTGACATGTTCGAAGGCGACGTCCGGTTCACCCGGCCGTTCGGGATGGAGATCTGA